Genomic DNA from Thermosipho ferrireducens:
ACAATTTATGAAAGTGCAAAATCGGATCCAAAAATAGTTATGGTACCCCTTGCACTTTACGAAGATTTTGTACAAAGTGTACAGATTTCAAACACATTGGGACTGGAAGTAGAAATGAAAAGCGATGGAGCAAGAGTATTTTCAATGGCTATCACAGCCGACAAAAGTAAACATTCAGGAATATGGGGAACAGTTGCAAAAAAAGTTTCAGAATTAAACCCGGAAAAAATAGGAAAAAAAGCCCGTGATGAAGCACTTGCCATGCTTGGAGCAAAATCTGTTAAATCTGGAAAATATAGAGCTATAATAAGACACACTGCTTTGCAAGATATTTTATCTTTGCTAAATTCCATGGTTTCAGCCGAAAATATACAAAAAAACATGTCACCTTTGAAAGAGAAAATTGGAAAGCAAATAGCAAGTACATGTGTCAATATTTTAGATATGCCCTTCCATCCCTTAAGCATACAAAATAAGCCTTTTGACAGTGAAGGTGTTCCTACAATAGAAAAGGCTGTTATTGAACAGGGAATCCTTAAAACATATTTATATAATCTAAAAACTGCTAAAAAAGATAATACAAAGTCTACTGGAAATGCACACAATGGCGCTATTTCATTCATAAATATGACATTGGTCCCGGGAAACAAATCTTTTGAAGAATTAATTGACGAACTTGACAACGGACTTATCATAATAGGAGTTGATGGGATACACTCTGGAGCCAATCCAATTTCTGGAAATTTCTCATTGGGTGCAAGAGGCTATGAAGTAAAAAACGGGAAACTTTCTGGAGCGGTGGAACAAATAACAATTTCTGCTAATTTTCTTACATTATTAAATAATATAGAAACAGTGGGCAATGACGTGCATGCCGCCCCGTTTAGAGCGGTCATCTGCCCGAGCGTTTTAGTAAATGAAATAGATGTTGCTGGAGAATAAGTCTGTAGTATCTTTCGCGTCTCTATGCAACGAAATTAAATCCAAATTTCAAAGAAAGGAGAGGAGTCATGGTAAGATTTAGTGCTTCTATACTTGCTGCTGATCTTTCTAAACTTGAAAAAGAAATAAAACGTGTAGAACCATACATAGATGAAATCCATCTTGATGTTATGGACGGTCATTTTGTTCCAAATCTCACATTTGCGTACCCAATTTTTGAAGCTGTTAAAAGTTCTACTCAACTTCCAATTGATGTACACCTGATGGTAACAAATCCAGAATTTCATGTGGAAAAGTTTTTACAATTAGGAGTTTCAAGAATCACCGTCCACGTTGAAGCGTGTACTCACCTTCATAGAACGATCTGGCAAATTAAAGAAGTCGGCAGCGAAGCCTTCGTGTCTTTAAATCCAGCAACTCCAGTAAGTCTACTGGAACAAATAATTGGCGATGTTGATGGAGTTCTTGTAATGAGTGTAAATCCTGGCTTTTCCGGACAAAAATTTATAGCAAAGTCGTTAGAAAAAATCAGAAAATTGCATGAGTGGAAAGAAAGATACGGACTCGACTTTTACATAGCTGTCGATGGAGGAATAAATGAATTAACCGCTCATCCAGTTGTAGATGCGGGGGCAAACATACTTGTTATGGGTTACGGCATATTCAAAAACGATAATTTAAAAGCTTTAAGCGATAATTTCAGAAAATAAGGTGTTTATTAATGATAACTGGTATTGTATCACCATACTCATTTGAAGGCTCTGTGCTAAAAATTGAACTTGCAGTAAAACACGCCAGAAGTCTTGGCGCTAAAACGTTGTTTTTATGCGATACAAACTTTCACGGTACAGTTGAATTCATTAAAAGCTGCAAAAAATACAATATTAATCCAATAATTGGTTTGAGATTAAAAGATAAAGTTCTTTATGCAAGAAATACTGAAGAATTTTATCAGCTTATAAATGCTTATAATAGAAACGATTTTAAAAATTTAAAACTTCCTGAAATCCCACTTGAAGAAATAAAACTCGTATACCATCTCCCAGGTCAAAAAGCGGCATACGAGTTTTTTGCACGCTATTTTGGCAAAGAACCTGTTAAAAATGCAGAATTTAACTCTTACAAAGATGCTCTGGAATGTAAAGGATATAATTTATATTCTTCTCAAAAACTTCCAGGCGCTCCAAAAGACTTTTTTAAGGTGCTGGAAACAAACATTAAATCATATGAAAGAGAAAGATTTGAAAGAGAAAAAGCTCTTATAATAAAATTGGGGTTTGTAGATTACTTTTATACAATCTTCGACATTGTTACCACTGCTCGCAAACTGGGAATAAAAGTTGGTCCAGGACGTGGAAGCGCAGTAGGATCATTTATTGCTTACAAGCTTGGAATAACAGAAATTAATCCTTTAAAATATAACCTTATGTTTGAGCGATTTTTAAATGAAGGTAGAAAAGAGCTTCCAGACATAGACTTAGATATAGAAGATGAAAGAAGAAAAGAATTAATTGAACAACTACGTGAAAAATATCGTTATGTGTATCATATAACCACTTATTCAAACGCAGGAGAAAAATTCATTAAAAAAATAGTTTCAGAAAACAACATCCCCAGAAAAATTGCAGAGTACATTTTGGGACTTCCCCTGCATAAAAGTATTCACGCCGCCGGAATAATCATATCCACAGTTCCTCTAAATGCTCCTGTAATTTCAGGGGAATATACACTTGAATGGGATATGAACTCTCTTCAGCAATGTGGGTTCGTAAAAATAGATATTTTAGGGTTAAAGACATTATCTATTCTTTCAAAACTTGAAAAAAAATTCGGAAGAATTAAAAACCTTGATGATAAAAATGTCTATAAAAAAATTTCAACTGGGGAAACCACAGG
This window encodes:
- a CDS encoding TldD/PmbA family protein, which translates into the protein MNLKNFKDKVFKIARKKGFEAQIEFHEIKEFSVRFSNGELDQYTDAGKFYLSIKVLKEGKIGSSYTETIETPEKYVEEAISNWEIIDSKDENFFHDGTGKYIKMETYNGEFEKLPVKEKLGFVKTIYESAKSDPKIVMVPLALYEDFVQSVQISNTLGLEVEMKSDGARVFSMAITADKSKHSGIWGTVAKKVSELNPEKIGKKARDEALAMLGAKSVKSGKYRAIIRHTALQDILSLLNSMVSAENIQKNMSPLKEKIGKQIASTCVNILDMPFHPLSIQNKPFDSEGVPTIEKAVIEQGILKTYLYNLKTAKKDNTKSTGNAHNGAISFINMTLVPGNKSFEELIDELDNGLIIIGVDGIHSGANPISGNFSLGARGYEVKNGKLSGAVEQITISANFLTLLNNIETVGNDVHAAPFRAVICPSVLVNEIDVAGE
- the rpe gene encoding ribulose-phosphate 3-epimerase, with protein sequence MVRFSASILAADLSKLEKEIKRVEPYIDEIHLDVMDGHFVPNLTFAYPIFEAVKSSTQLPIDVHLMVTNPEFHVEKFLQLGVSRITVHVEACTHLHRTIWQIKEVGSEAFVSLNPATPVSLLEQIIGDVDGVLVMSVNPGFSGQKFIAKSLEKIRKLHEWKERYGLDFYIAVDGGINELTAHPVVDAGANILVMGYGIFKNDNLKALSDNFRK